The Deltaproteobacteria bacterium DNA segment AACCCCCAGGTACGACTGGAACTCGTCGGTGTAGATGGCCTCGGCCTCGTCCTTGACGGCCCGGTTGATGAAGTCGTGGAGAGTCTTGCGGGTCACGTCCGGGATGCGCTCCAGCCGGACCTGCCCGTCGCGTTGAATGGCGCCAGCCACGATGGCCTTGTTCTTCCGGTAGCCGCGGCCCTTGCCCTTCACCTTTCCGCCCACGAAGGTTTCGTCCACTTCGACCACGCCCACCAGCGTCGGCCCTTCCAGCGGGTCGTTCCCCATTGCTTCGCGGATGCGATGGCAGAGATACCAGGCCGTCTTGTAGGCCACCCCGAGCGTCCGCTTCATTTGCAGCGCCGAGATCCCCTTCTTGGACTCACACATGAGGTAGATGGCGAGCAGCCACTTGCGGAGCGGCAGGTGGGAGTCGTGCATGATGGTCCCGGACGTGACGCTGAACTGGTAGTCGCACTTCTTGCACTCCCAGCGGTTGTGATTCGGAAGGTCCAGGAGTTCGGCGCTTCCGCAACGGGTGCACTTCACGCCGCCCGGCCAGCGGATGCGCTCCAACGTCTCGCGGCATTGCTTGTCGCAGTTGAACTTGTCAATCAACTCTACGAGGTTC contains these protein-coding regions:
- a CDS encoding IS1595 family transposase gives rise to the protein MMNLVELIDKFNCDKQCRETLERIRWPGGVKCTRCGSAELLDLPNHNRWECKKCDYQFSVTSGTIMHDSHLPLRKWLLAIYLMCESKKGISALQMKRTLGVAYKTAWYLCHRIREAMGNDPLEGPTLVGVVEVDETFVGGKVKGKGRGYRKNKAIVAGAIQRDGQVRLERIPDVTRKTLHDFINRAVKDEAEAIYTDEFQSYLGVADENTRHKTVNHSEEEWIVGDVHTNSIEGVWSLFTRSLVGAFHKMSVKHMDRYLEELEWRYNNRKNPHIFRDTLARIMNTKPLEFRELVA